One window from the genome of Rickettsiella endosymbiont of Xylota segnis encodes:
- a CDS encoding glycosyltransferase family 2 protein — translation MKFNKEIKLSIVVPVYKEEKNILPFLNRIQPLLLSMTTSYEILFCLDPSPDLTEIIIRKQMEYDSAIKLILLSRKFGQPAATIAGILNCKGETCVVIDVDLQDPPELIKDLYNKLNEGYDVVYATRRSRKGESWIKKTIAYLGYMLIAKLSEVPIPRNTGDFRIMNRRVIEELRQLHEKHGFLRGLVAFVGFRQTFIEFNREPRLFGKSKYNRYIGALKLALNGLISFSTRPLQIMSIIGFLTASFGFLLGGFFVLQKITGVNLTPGLSVTILAITFFSGIQLLFLGLMGEYVGRIYDEVKRRPIYIIDKIIDNNPSVFLKKLSEEIKSN, via the coding sequence ATGAAATTTAATAAAGAGATCAAACTATCTATAGTAGTACCTGTTTATAAAGAAGAAAAAAATATTCTTCCTTTTTTAAATAGAATCCAACCCCTATTACTAAGCATGACAACATCTTATGAAATATTATTTTGCCTAGATCCATCGCCCGACTTGACTGAAATAATTATAAGAAAACAAATGGAATATGATTCTGCGATTAAATTAATTCTATTGTCTCGTAAATTTGGACAGCCTGCAGCAACTATAGCTGGTATTTTAAATTGTAAAGGAGAAACCTGCGTAGTAATTGACGTAGATCTACAAGACCCCCCCGAATTAATAAAAGACTTGTATAATAAATTAAATGAGGGTTATGACGTTGTTTATGCAACAAGACGTTCACGAAAAGGAGAGTCATGGATTAAAAAAACCATTGCTTATTTGGGCTACATGTTAATAGCCAAATTAAGTGAAGTGCCTATTCCGCGAAACACGGGTGATTTTCGAATTATGAATCGCCGAGTTATTGAAGAACTGCGTCAATTACATGAGAAACACGGTTTTTTAAGAGGGCTCGTTGCTTTTGTAGGTTTTCGACAAACTTTTATTGAATTTAATAGGGAGCCTCGGTTGTTTGGAAAAAGTAAATATAATCGATATATAGGAGCATTAAAGTTAGCGCTTAATGGTCTTATCAGCTTTAGTACGCGTCCTTTACAAATTATGTCTATTATAGGTTTTCTCACAGCATCTTTTGGTTTCCTATTAGGTGGTTTTTTTGTATTACAAAAAATTACTGGGGTTAATTTAACTCCCGGATTATCTGTAACAATTTTAGCAATAACATTTTTTTCTGGTATTCAATTATTATTCTTAGGTTTAATGGGAGAATATGTTGGACGTATTTATGATGAAGTTAAACGCCGACCTATCTACATTATAGATAAAATTATTGATAATAATCCGTCGGTTTTTTTAAAAAAACTTTCTGAGGAAATTAAATCTAATTAA
- a CDS encoding SDR family oxidoreductase — MKLLNKKAIISGASKGLGSAIAQAYVKAGASVVICARNRIQLLKKQAELQGIASVNNKVIAIPTDVASPEQVEYLIKIAEEELGGVDILVANAGVYGPKGPLESLDWQAWSDAIDINLKGTVLQCRAVIPLLKKQKKGKIIIISGGGATKPMPNFSAYAASKAGIVRFSETLANELLPFNIDVMAISPGALNTGFLDEVLSAGPENVGHKFYQVSIEQAKTGGSSPELAAELSVYLASDAADGITGKLISAVWDPWNNLHEYYPEIAMTDIYTLRRIKPEIRKKYEEDLS; from the coding sequence ATGAAATTACTGAATAAAAAAGCCATTATTAGCGGCGCTAGTAAAGGCTTGGGATCAGCTATTGCGCAAGCATATGTGAAAGCTGGCGCTAGTGTGGTGATCTGTGCGAGAAATAGAATCCAACTTTTAAAAAAACAGGCTGAATTACAGGGTATTGCATCTGTTAATAACAAAGTTATTGCTATTCCTACTGATGTCGCTTCACCTGAGCAAGTCGAATATTTAATTAAAATTGCTGAAGAGGAGTTGGGGGGCGTAGATATTTTAGTGGCAAATGCTGGGGTTTATGGGCCTAAGGGACCGCTCGAATCACTTGATTGGCAAGCATGGAGTGATGCAATAGATATTAATTTAAAAGGTACGGTTCTGCAATGCCGAGCTGTTATTCCTTTACTAAAAAAGCAAAAAAAGGGAAAAATTATTATCATATCAGGTGGTGGGGCCACTAAACCTATGCCCAACTTTAGTGCTTATGCTGCCTCTAAAGCAGGCATTGTACGTTTTTCAGAAACTCTTGCCAACGAGTTGCTGCCATTTAACATTGATGTGATGGCTATTTCACCCGGCGCGTTAAATACGGGCTTTTTAGATGAAGTGTTAAGTGCTGGGCCAGAAAATGTGGGACATAAGTTTTATCAAGTATCAATTGAGCAAGCAAAAACTGGCGGATCTTCACCGGAATTAGCAGCAGAATTATCTGTATATCTTGCTTCGGATGCAGCAGATGGTATTACTGGGAAATTGATTAGTGCGGTTTGGGATCCCTGGAATAATTTACATGAATACTATCCAGAAATTGCTATGACGGATATTTATACTTTACGTAGAATTAAACCTGAAATTCGTAAAAAATATGAGGAAGATTTATCATGA
- a CDS encoding nucleotide sugar dehydrogenase, with amino-acid sequence MKVAVIGLWHLGCVTAACLTKFGHTVVAYDEDLQLITHLKQGIAPIYEPGLTEIMSTAKNSNALYFTNDSSDLRDSNIIWITYDTTINELGQADVNEVKNRLIKLFSYFKNNALVIISSQIPVGTTQEIMNIFQQNYKDKQLDFVYSPENLRLGKSIELFLHPDRIIMGTRSELNKVIIKNLLQPIADKIIWMSIESAEMTKHAINAFLATSIVFINELATLCEYFGADANSVALGLKTDIRIGAKAYLAPGGAFSGGTLARDINYILQISEKVHFAADFFKAILLSNQRHENWLQKKITENFGELKGKRMAILGLAYKHGTDSLRHSLAINISLWLSSQGVIVNAYDPTIKSLVPELEKIIYLQPDIDSALDKADAIILGTECPEFMNIQIEQLATDLRKPYIFDTSGFLSKQLEGKKAIKYFRVGCNNEITE; translated from the coding sequence ATGAAAGTTGCTGTAATAGGCTTATGGCATCTTGGTTGTGTTACAGCAGCTTGTCTTACTAAATTTGGTCATACTGTGGTTGCTTATGATGAAGATCTTCAACTTATTACTCATTTAAAACAAGGGATCGCACCCATATATGAACCTGGCTTAACTGAAATTATGAGTACTGCAAAAAATTCAAACGCATTATATTTCACCAATGATTCTTCTGATCTTAGAGATTCTAATATAATTTGGATAACTTACGATACCACGATCAATGAATTAGGCCAGGCGGATGTTAATGAAGTTAAGAATAGACTAATAAAATTATTTTCATACTTTAAAAATAATGCATTAGTTATTATTTCTTCGCAAATACCGGTAGGGACTACTCAAGAAATAATGAATATTTTCCAACAAAATTATAAAGACAAACAGCTTGATTTTGTTTATTCCCCCGAGAATTTACGTCTAGGTAAATCGATTGAGTTATTTCTGCATCCGGATCGTATCATTATGGGTACTCGTTCCGAATTAAATAAAGTTATTATTAAAAATCTCTTACAGCCTATAGCGGATAAAATAATTTGGATGTCTATTGAATCTGCTGAAATGACTAAACATGCTATCAATGCTTTTTTAGCGACTTCTATTGTTTTTATTAATGAATTAGCAACTTTATGTGAATATTTTGGCGCAGATGCTAATTCTGTTGCATTGGGATTAAAGACAGATATTAGGATAGGAGCTAAAGCCTATTTAGCGCCCGGTGGAGCATTTTCTGGAGGAACTTTAGCGCGAGATATTAATTATATATTGCAAATCAGTGAAAAAGTACACTTTGCTGCTGATTTTTTTAAAGCAATTTTATTAAGTAATCAGAGACATGAAAACTGGCTACAAAAAAAAATAACTGAAAATTTTGGTGAATTAAAAGGAAAAAGAATGGCTATTTTAGGGTTAGCCTATAAACACGGAACGGATTCTTTAAGACATTCTTTAGCCATTAATATTAGTTTATGGCTTAGCTCACAAGGTGTGATTGTAAATGCCTATGATCCCACCATAAAAAGTTTAGTACCTGAATTAGAAAAAATCATCTATTTGCAACCAGATATAGATTCTGCACTTGATAAAGCCGATGCGATTATTCTTGGAACTGAATGCCCAGAGTTTATGAATATTCAAATTGAACAATTAGCTACAGATTTGCGAAAACCTTACATATTTGATACGAGTGGTTTTTTAAGTAAGCAACTAGAGGGTAAAAAAGCTATTAAATATTTTAGAGTAGGATGTAATAATGAAATTACTGAATAA
- a CDS encoding class I SAM-dependent methyltransferase, with amino-acid sequence MKVGNDKWPKIFSELNEEQKWIRDDFMKYLYTIFPKKFSFLERFNNNYIIKTRPATFTKTLEIGAGLGEHIFHEQLSDLQRQNYVALELRENMAEGIRNKHPDIQIWVGDCQEKIPAPDHEFDRIIASHVLEHLPNLPKAIKEIYRVCHKQQGVFSVVIPCEGGFGYSIGRKISVQRIFEKRYQQTYKWFIEREHVNVPQEILDEIQPYFKLVSREFFPLKFLPYTWCNISIGLNFKPKKLDEITDQPIYFD; translated from the coding sequence ATGAAAGTAGGTAATGATAAATGGCCTAAAATCTTTTCAGAATTAAATGAAGAACAAAAATGGATACGTGATGATTTCATGAAATATTTATATACTATTTTTCCCAAGAAATTTTCATTTCTCGAACGTTTTAATAATAATTATATAATTAAAACTAGACCTGCAACTTTTACTAAAACTTTAGAAATTGGAGCAGGTTTAGGTGAGCATATCTTTCATGAACAACTTTCGGATTTGCAGAGACAAAATTATGTTGCTCTTGAATTGAGAGAAAATATGGCTGAAGGTATACGGAATAAGCATCCTGATATTCAAATTTGGGTAGGAGATTGTCAGGAAAAAATTCCTGCGCCCGATCATGAGTTTGATCGGATTATTGCTTCCCATGTCTTGGAGCATCTTCCGAATTTACCTAAAGCCATTAAAGAAATTTATCGCGTGTGCCATAAACAACAGGGTGTTTTTTCTGTAGTCATTCCTTGTGAAGGTGGATTTGGGTATTCGATTGGAAGAAAAATTTCTGTACAAAGAATCTTTGAAAAAAGATATCAACAAACCTATAAATGGTTTATTGAACGAGAACATGTCAACGTGCCGCAAGAAATTTTAGATGAAATTCAACCTTATTTTAAATTAGTATCACGTGAGTTCTTTCCTTTAAAATTTTTACCCTATACTTGGTGCAATATTTCTATAGGCCTGAATTTTAAGCCAAAAAAACTAGATGAGATTACAGATCAACCTATTTATTTTGATTAA
- a CDS encoding sugar phosphate nucleotidyltransferase, whose amino-acid sequence MNKLFPIVILAGGLATRLGSLSKKTPKSLIIVNEEPFIAHQLRLLKSQGFERVILCIGYLGDLIREYVKNGKQFGLSVTYANDGKKLLGTAGAIKNALSLIEGNFFVLYGDSYLIVDYKNIQRIFEEQKKPVLMTIFKNNDIGDVSNIELVGTQIIKYDKKNKTNNMSHIDYGLSLFAKNIFLNNDFYGDLSDLYRKLVEENQLAHYEVFQRFYEIGSLNGLSEFKKLMKEKKASLCPII is encoded by the coding sequence ATGAATAAATTATTTCCTATAGTTATTTTAGCCGGTGGTTTAGCAACGCGATTAGGGTCATTGTCTAAAAAGACACCTAAATCTTTGATTATAGTGAATGAAGAACCTTTTATTGCACATCAATTACGGTTACTAAAAAGCCAAGGGTTCGAAAGAGTGATTTTATGTATCGGTTATTTAGGTGATTTGATCCGAGAATATGTGAAAAACGGTAAGCAATTTGGGTTGTCAGTAACTTATGCGAACGATGGTAAAAAATTATTAGGCACAGCTGGAGCCATAAAGAATGCATTATCCCTAATAGAAGGAAATTTTTTTGTGTTATATGGTGATAGTTATTTAATAGTCGACTATAAAAATATTCAGAGGATTTTTGAAGAACAAAAAAAACCTGTTTTAATGACCATTTTTAAAAATAATGATATAGGTGATGTCAGTAACATAGAGTTAGTTGGAACTCAAATTATTAAATATGATAAAAAAAATAAAACCAATAATATGAGCCATATTGATTATGGCTTATCTTTGTTTGCAAAAAATATTTTCCTTAATAATGACTTTTACGGTGATTTGAGCGATCTTTACCGGAAGCTCGTTGAAGAAAATCAATTAGCTCACTATGAAGTTTTTCAGCGTTTTTATGAAATAGGTTCACTCAACGGTTTAAGTGAATTTAAAAAACTCATGAAAGAAAAAAAGGCATCCTTATGTCCGATAATATAA
- a CDS encoding NAD-dependent epimerase/dehydratase family protein, with protein MRYFVTGCAGFIGSHLVDRLLIQGHEVIGYDNLSTGVVEFLQVAKQFSTFKFIQGDCLDQKTLLASIPPACDGIFHFAANADVKNGINHTNKDLQQNTIATFNVLEAMRITGVKKIIFSSTGSVYGEAAIIPTPENAPFPIQTSLYGASKLAAEGLIQAFSEAFDIQAYIFRFVSILGERYTHGHVFDFYRQLENDPRQLKILGDGDQSKSYLYIQDCIDAILLTLKKANEKINIFNLGVNGYCQVKDSVKWISEALDISPELIYSGGKRGWIGDNPFIFLDCKKIRELGWLPKFNIQESIIKTLDYLRKNAWLMEVRV; from the coding sequence TTGCGATATTTTGTAACTGGTTGTGCGGGATTTATTGGAAGCCATTTAGTCGATCGTCTCTTAATCCAAGGACATGAAGTTATAGGTTATGATAATTTATCAACAGGTGTTGTAGAATTTTTGCAGGTTGCAAAGCAGTTTTCAACCTTTAAATTTATTCAAGGAGATTGCCTCGACCAAAAAACTTTACTAGCAAGTATTCCTCCAGCATGTGATGGAATATTCCATTTTGCTGCTAATGCAGATGTAAAAAATGGTATTAATCATACTAATAAAGATTTGCAACAGAATACGATTGCGACCTTTAATGTATTAGAGGCTATGCGTATTACTGGTGTAAAAAAAATTATTTTTTCTTCAACAGGGTCTGTATATGGTGAGGCTGCTATCATACCCACTCCTGAAAATGCTCCTTTTCCGATACAAACATCACTCTATGGTGCTTCGAAGCTAGCGGCTGAAGGTTTAATTCAAGCTTTTAGCGAAGCTTTTGATATACAAGCCTATATTTTTCGTTTTGTATCTATTTTAGGCGAACGTTATACACACGGCCACGTTTTTGATTTTTACCGTCAGTTAGAAAATGATCCCAGACAATTAAAAATTTTAGGTGATGGAGATCAATCTAAATCTTATTTATACATACAAGATTGTATTGACGCTATTTTGTTAACTTTAAAAAAAGCTAATGAAAAAATTAATATATTTAATTTAGGTGTAAATGGTTACTGTCAGGTAAAGGACTCCGTTAAGTGGATTTCAGAAGCTTTAGATATCTCACCCGAATTAATCTATTCAGGAGGAAAACGAGGATGGATAGGAGATAATCCTTTTATATTTTTGGATTGTAAAAAGATTCGTGAATTAGGATGGCTGCCTAAGTTTAACATTCAGGAAAGTATAATTAAAACTTTAGATTATTTAAGAAAAAATGCATGGTTAATGGAGGTCAGAGTATGA
- a CDS encoding Gfo/Idh/MocA family oxidoreductase, producing the protein MNVAIIGCGLIGNKRAQCLKGGHLLYCVDKNLQRAQNLASQTPGCKVLSNWEEVMSKSEIDIVIIATTHEVLTEISLAAIKAGKNVLIEKPGARFSKELEPVIVAMEKSNVIVKVGFNHRYHKALLKAYEIYKAGELGELMFIRGHYGHGGRIGYDKEWRSNPELSGGGELLDKGIHLVDLSRWFLGEFAEVEGFAHTYYWDRPVDDNGFILLKTTAKQTAFLHASCTEWKNLFSFEIYGKKAKLEIQGLGGSYGVERLSYYKMLPHMGPPETYIWEYPMGDDSWQLEFSALIDDIKHRHQANPGLKDAHAALTIVEKVAQGSGYAYHT; encoded by the coding sequence ATGAATGTTGCTATTATTGGCTGTGGTTTGATTGGTAATAAGCGAGCTCAGTGTTTAAAAGGTGGACATTTATTATATTGTGTGGATAAAAATTTGCAGCGTGCACAAAATTTAGCAAGTCAAACCCCCGGGTGTAAAGTGCTATCAAATTGGGAAGAGGTTATGTCTAAATCAGAGATAGATATAGTCATTATAGCCACTACACATGAAGTATTAACCGAAATTAGTTTGGCTGCAATTAAAGCTGGAAAAAACGTATTAATTGAGAAACCTGGTGCGCGATTTAGTAAGGAGTTGGAACCGGTTATAGTAGCTATGGAAAAATCTAATGTTATTGTGAAAGTTGGATTTAATCATCGTTACCATAAAGCACTTTTAAAAGCCTATGAAATATACAAAGCAGGTGAATTGGGTGAATTAATGTTTATTAGAGGTCATTATGGTCATGGTGGTCGAATCGGTTACGATAAAGAATGGCGTTCTAACCCTGAATTATCTGGTGGTGGTGAATTATTGGATAAGGGAATACATTTAGTTGATCTTTCACGTTGGTTTTTAGGCGAATTTGCTGAAGTAGAGGGTTTTGCACATACTTATTACTGGGATAGACCAGTGGATGATAACGGGTTTATTTTATTAAAAACAACCGCAAAACAAACTGCTTTCCTGCATGCCAGTTGTACAGAATGGAAGAATTTATTTTCTTTTGAAATTTACGGAAAAAAAGCTAAGTTAGAAATTCAAGGTTTAGGGGGTAGTTATGGCGTAGAACGTTTAAGTTACTATAAAATGTTGCCACACATGGGCCCTCCCGAAACATATATTTGGGAATATCCTATGGGTGATGATTCATGGCAGTTAGAGTTTTCTGCTTTAATAGATGATATTAAACATCGACACCAAGCAAATCCTGGGCTAAAGGATGCTCATGCTGCTTTAACGATAGTAGAAAAGGTAGCGCAAGGATCGGGTTATGCTTATCACACGTAG
- a CDS encoding class I SAM-dependent methyltransferase, with amino-acid sequence MSDNIKWPKIFPELTAKQKRISNDFIHYWHTILPKKYISIENFNNNYVIENKPLNFIKTLEIGAGLGEHLFYETLSYEQRKNYVAFELRANMAVQIKNNHPDIQVIVGDCQRKIPVQDNEFDRILAIHVLEHLPNLPAAIKEIYRVCHKKNGFFAVVIPCEKGMAYSFARKISAQRIFEKRYKQSYKWFIEREHVNVPKEILEEITPYFKLESQKFFPFNWLPFIWCNLCIGLIFKPILNQ; translated from the coding sequence ATGTCCGATAATATAAAATGGCCCAAAATTTTTCCAGAATTAACTGCAAAACAAAAAAGGATCAGTAATGATTTCATACATTATTGGCATACCATATTACCTAAAAAATATATTTCTATAGAAAATTTTAATAATAATTATGTTATTGAGAATAAGCCACTTAATTTTATAAAAACATTAGAAATTGGTGCAGGCCTTGGTGAGCATCTCTTTTACGAAACTTTATCTTATGAACAACGTAAAAATTATGTTGCTTTTGAATTACGTGCAAATATGGCAGTACAAATAAAAAATAATCATCCTGATATACAAGTTATAGTTGGCGATTGTCAGAGGAAGATCCCAGTTCAAGATAATGAGTTTGATAGGATTCTAGCCATACATGTATTGGAGCATCTACCTAATTTGCCTGCAGCGATTAAGGAAATTTATAGAGTGTGTCATAAAAAAAACGGTTTTTTTGCTGTAGTTATTCCTTGCGAGAAGGGAATGGCCTATTCATTCGCAAGAAAAATTTCTGCGCAAAGAATTTTTGAAAAAAGATATAAGCAATCTTATAAATGGTTTATAGAACGCGAACATGTCAACGTTCCAAAAGAAATCCTAGAAGAAATTACTCCTTATTTTAAATTAGAATCTCAAAAATTTTTTCCATTTAATTGGTTGCCATTTATTTGGTGTAATCTTTGTATAGGGCTTATTTTTAAGCCAATATTAAACCAATAA